A section of the Agrobacterium tumefaciens genome encodes:
- a CDS encoding MOSC domain-containing protein — MRVTELNIYPLKSARAISLSDSTVSAEGLPGDRRAMLVDPSGHFITQRELPAIATVVARHEDDGMVLERDQHGEIVARPSGQRMDVAVWKSIVSANIADDETNDMLSAWLGREVKLAFFDDTSKRIASLEWTGNETPVTFADGYQILVTTTASLAALNDNMRANGEDAVGMERFRPNIVLETEEAWAEDRWAAIEIGGIRFDLVKPCARCIMTTQDQMTGSRDVPSPMKAMGRIRMSADRRVPGPLFGWNVTPRGEGRLSVGDGARVIEERPEGWALKRR, encoded by the coding sequence ATGCGTGTGACCGAACTCAACATCTATCCGCTGAAAAGCGCGCGCGCCATTTCCCTCTCGGACAGCACCGTGTCGGCCGAGGGCCTGCCAGGCGACCGTCGGGCCATGCTTGTGGACCCATCGGGCCATTTCATTACCCAGCGTGAATTGCCCGCCATCGCCACGGTTGTGGCGCGGCATGAGGACGACGGTATGGTCCTTGAGCGTGACCAGCACGGCGAGATCGTCGCAAGGCCGTCCGGCCAGCGCATGGATGTGGCGGTGTGGAAATCGATCGTCAGCGCCAATATTGCCGATGACGAGACCAATGACATGCTCTCAGCCTGGCTTGGGCGCGAGGTGAAGCTGGCGTTCTTCGATGATACTTCGAAACGCATAGCGAGCCTGGAATGGACGGGCAATGAAACGCCCGTCACCTTTGCGGATGGTTACCAGATCCTCGTGACCACCACCGCCTCGCTTGCCGCGCTGAACGACAATATGCGCGCCAATGGCGAAGACGCAGTCGGCATGGAGCGGTTCCGGCCCAATATCGTGCTGGAGACGGAGGAAGCATGGGCTGAGGATCGCTGGGCGGCCATCGAGATCGGCGGCATTCGTTTCGATCTCGTCAAACCCTGCGCCCGCTGCATCATGACCACGCAGGACCAGATGACCGGCTCCCGCGATGTGCCCTCGCCCATGAAGGCTATGGGCCGCATCCGCATGTCCGCCGACCGGCGGGTGCCCGGCCCCCTCTTCGGCTGGAACGTGACGCCACGCGGCGAAGGTCGGCTATCTGTTGGCGATGGCGCCAGGGTCATCGAAGAGCGCCCCGAAGGTTGGGCGCTCAAGCGGCGTTAG
- a CDS encoding class I SAM-dependent methyltransferase, whose amino-acid sequence MKQNIYDDPVFFERYSAMPRSVEGLRQAGEWHELRAMLPELKGKSILDLGCGFGWHCRFAAEQGARHVVGVDLSENMLRRAAEINGGPGIEYRRTAIEDIDFPRDSFDVVLSSLALHYVRDLDLVFAKVFAVLKSGGSFIFSIEHPVFTALEKQDWFYDDNGEILHWPLDHYQDVGVRHSNWMADGVVKYHRTVSGILNELLAAGFALKRLAEPKPDPALIAQREELKHEDRRPIFLVASAQKP is encoded by the coding sequence ATGAAGCAGAATATCTATGACGATCCCGTGTTTTTCGAGCGCTACAGCGCCATGCCGCGTTCCGTCGAAGGCCTGCGTCAGGCGGGCGAATGGCACGAACTTCGCGCCATGCTGCCTGAGCTGAAAGGCAAATCCATCCTCGATCTCGGTTGCGGTTTCGGCTGGCATTGCCGCTTTGCCGCAGAGCAGGGCGCCCGACACGTCGTGGGCGTCGATCTCTCCGAAAACATGCTGCGCCGCGCCGCCGAGATCAATGGCGGCCCCGGTATCGAATACCGCCGCACCGCGATTGAAGACATCGATTTTCCGCGAGACAGTTTCGATGTCGTGTTGAGCTCGCTCGCCCTCCATTACGTTCGCGATCTCGACCTTGTATTCGCGAAGGTGTTTGCGGTTCTGAAATCCGGCGGGAGTTTCATATTTTCCATCGAACATCCCGTCTTTACGGCGCTGGAAAAGCAAGACTGGTTCTATGACGACAATGGCGAAATCCTGCACTGGCCGCTCGACCACTATCAGGACGTAGGCGTGCGCCACTCCAACTGGATGGCAGATGGCGTCGTCAAATATCATCGCACGGTGTCAGGGATATTGAACGAGCTTTTGGCCGCCGGTTTCGCTTTGAAGCGGCTGGCTGAACCAAAACCTGATCCGGCGCTGATCGCGCAGCGAGAGGAACTGAAGCACGAAGACCGTCGTCCGATCTTTTTGGTCGCCAGCGCGCAGAAGCCTTAG
- a CDS encoding MFS transporter, whose protein sequence is MSPATRQTMPWLIITAGSLIAVMTFGPRSAMGFFQLPMLADTGWDRSTFGLAMALQNLFWGLGQPFFGAIADKYGTGRVLVLSGVLYAAGLICMSFGTSPFWLHFGGGVLVGLGIAAGSFSVILSAFARHVTPQQRSFAFGIGTAAGSAGMFLFAPISQGLISTYGWSDSLVWLAAMMMLVPLLAFFMRGNSSSGSQSQAQFQQTAGEALKEALGHKSYLLLTTGFFVCGFQVAFITAHFPAYLGDIGIEPRYAVIAMALIGFFNIIGSLAAGVIAQRYSKPYLLAYIYIARSVVVTAFLLLPQSPLSVILFASIMGILWLSTVPPTNALVAIMFGTRHLGMLGGVVFLTHQLGSFLGVWLGGFLYDRFGSYDIVWWLGVGMGVFAAIVHWPIQERPAPRPAIA, encoded by the coding sequence ATGTCGCCAGCCACACGCCAGACCATGCCCTGGCTCATTATCACTGCCGGATCGCTGATCGCCGTCATGACCTTCGGACCGCGTTCGGCCATGGGTTTCTTCCAACTCCCGATGCTTGCCGATACAGGTTGGGATCGCTCCACCTTCGGTCTCGCCATGGCGCTGCAGAACCTCTTCTGGGGCCTTGGCCAGCCCTTTTTCGGCGCGATCGCCGACAAATACGGCACCGGTCGCGTGCTCGTGCTTTCCGGCGTGCTTTATGCGGCGGGCCTCATCTGCATGTCCTTCGGCACCTCACCCTTCTGGCTGCATTTCGGCGGCGGCGTGCTGGTCGGGCTCGGCATTGCCGCTGGCTCTTTCAGCGTCATTCTTTCCGCGTTTGCGCGTCACGTCACGCCGCAGCAACGTTCCTTCGCCTTTGGTATCGGCACGGCAGCCGGATCCGCCGGCATGTTTCTGTTCGCGCCCATCAGCCAGGGGCTGATTTCCACCTATGGCTGGTCGGACAGTCTCGTCTGGCTCGCAGCCATGATGATGCTCGTGCCGTTGCTCGCCTTTTTCATGCGCGGCAATTCCTCCTCGGGCAGCCAGTCGCAGGCGCAGTTCCAACAGACGGCGGGCGAAGCGCTGAAGGAGGCCCTGGGCCATAAGAGCTATCTGCTGCTTACCACAGGTTTCTTCGTCTGCGGTTTCCAGGTGGCTTTCATCACCGCCCATTTCCCAGCCTATCTCGGCGATATCGGTATCGAACCGCGCTATGCCGTCATCGCGATGGCGCTGATCGGTTTCTTCAACATCATCGGCTCGCTCGCCGCTGGCGTCATCGCCCAGCGATATTCGAAACCCTATCTGCTGGCCTATATCTATATTGCGCGCTCCGTCGTGGTCACGGCGTTCCTGTTGCTGCCGCAATCGCCGCTTTCGGTCATTCTGTTCGCATCCATCATGGGTATTCTTTGGCTTTCCACCGTGCCGCCGACGAATGCGCTGGTCGCAATCATGTTCGGCACCCGTCATCTCGGTATGCTGGGCGGCGTCGTTTTCCTGACCCATCAACTCGGCTCATTCCTCGGCGTCTGGCTGGGCGGCTTTCTTTACGACCGGTTCGGAAGCTACGATATCGTCTGGTGGCTGGGCGTTGGCATGGGTGTGTTTGCCGCCATCGTTCACTGGCCCATCCAGGAGCGCCCGGCCCCCCGGCCAGCAATCGCTTGA
- the recO gene encoding DNA repair protein RecO, with product MQWQEEAIILGVKRHGETSVIAEVMTPSRGRHLGLVRSGRSRSMQPVLQAGNRVDVLWRARLHDHLGEFRIEPLQLRAAQLMETATAVYGVQAMGALLRLLPERDPHPHLYQALDIILDNLHDPVDAGELFVRFELAVLNELGFGLDLTECAATGLRTDLIYVSPKTGRAVCRTAGAPYAERMLSLPAFLSEGQSKAADPQSLAAAFRLTAHFLNRHVYDPRGLNENAARDGFVQAALKALEGRATPGNGAEGRGIESALDKAL from the coding sequence ATGCAGTGGCAGGAAGAGGCAATCATTCTCGGCGTCAAGCGCCATGGCGAGACGAGTGTCATCGCCGAGGTGATGACACCCTCGCGCGGCCGCCATCTGGGCCTCGTCCGCTCCGGCCGCTCCCGTAGCATGCAGCCGGTGCTCCAGGCCGGCAACAGGGTTGATGTGCTCTGGCGCGCCCGCCTTCACGACCATCTGGGTGAATTCCGCATCGAGCCGCTGCAATTGCGCGCAGCACAGCTGATGGAGACGGCAACCGCTGTGTATGGCGTGCAGGCCATGGGGGCGCTCCTGCGGCTTCTGCCCGAGCGCGATCCTCATCCGCATCTTTATCAGGCGCTCGATATCATCCTCGACAATCTGCACGACCCCGTCGATGCCGGCGAACTCTTCGTGCGTTTCGAACTGGCGGTATTGAACGAACTGGGTTTCGGACTTGATCTGACGGAATGTGCGGCAACGGGCCTGCGCACCGACCTCATCTATGTATCGCCGAAAACCGGCCGGGCCGTTTGCCGCACGGCGGGTGCTCCCTATGCGGAGCGGATGTTGTCGCTTCCGGCTTTCCTGAGCGAAGGCCAGTCAAAGGCTGCCGATCCTCAAAGCCTGGCAGCGGCTTTCCGATTGACGGCGCATTTCCTCAATCGCCATGTCTACGATCCGCGTGGTCTCAACGAAAACGCCGCCCGCGACGGTTTCGTGCAGGCGGCGTTGAAGGCCCTGGAGGGCCGGGCGACGCCAGGTAACGGCGCTGAGGGCAGGGGTATTGAGAGCGCGCTCGATAAGGCTCTCTGA